The candidate division KSB1 bacterium region GGAGCTGCCACTCGGCCCCGTGTAAATCGCGTCGAGTTCAAATCCAAACCATCGCGCTGCCGACATCCCGCAGATCACGCTGACTTGCCCGATGCTCTCCCGGTCGTAATCCGTTCCGGCCGTGGTCTGAAAGGCCAGCCCCCCGGCCAACTCAATCTGTTTCGGCCGCGGACGAAATAATATGCGCTGTCGCACCACCTGCTCAGGTTGAGCGTACCAGATGCTCCGGATTTCGTCCTTGGTGTACACCTGCAACGGCGGCTGAAGCAACGTGCGATACTCCCAGTCGGTCATCGTGATGCTCATGGAATCCAGACGCAAGATCGCTCCCTGCACCGTTCTGCCGTCCCGTAGCACCACATAATCGACCGCCCAGACCGTTTCCGGAGCAAGGCCAATCAGCAACATGAGCATTAGTCCGCACCTGCCCGCCGCCATTATTACCTCCCGCCGCTAAATGCCGACTGCATCGTCTTAACACCTGCCAAGTTAACCAATTATTCGGATAGAATCCAGCCCGCCGGGACGCCTGACCGCCCGCGGCTGAGCGCTCTTTCGCAGAATCTGCCGAGACGTGCTGCTCCGCCCAAGCGGGTCAAATACGCTCGGACTGAACCATACTGCTTCGTTCTCACAAGAGGACCGCTCTCTCTCCCGGCCCGCCGCTATGTCTAAATACTTTCGGAACCAAGTGGTTAGCTTCTCAAGTTCGACTTGAATTCTCGTTTGTACATTGGTATATTGAAGCCTAAGGCAACTGTTACTCAGCCCGCCCCGATTCCGGCGATCCCAGCGCGGATGGTTCGATCTGAAAGTCGCCAAATGACGGGGACTTATGTTCGTAATTGCTCGCGAAAACTCGAGGACTGATTGTGCGTCTGACTCGACTTCGACTTAACGGATCTACCCAACTGATCCCAGGCTCGGTTATTGATGTTCACCTGCCGGCTGCCAACACGGTCGTGATCCACGGCGGTAACAGCTCGGGCAAATCCCTCATCACGACCGCTCTATCTGCACTGTTCGGTCCGCCCGAACAACGCGATGGGCTGACTGAAGCTCTCGCGGCGGCCGGTGCTACCTTGCTCCAGGTCGAGCTGTCCCAAGAAAGCTGGTCCGCTCAGGCCGCCCTCGATTTCACCAACGGGGATCGCCAGATCATATGGGTAAAGCGAACCGCCGGTTGGAGTTCCATCGCGATGGCCGCTGCGGGTCCGGATCGCGAAGCCGAGCCGGGGTTGGCTACTGTCTTGCAGCCCCACCTTGTCATGTCTGGCCGGCTCGCTCTAACCTTGGATGGAGCACTCTGGGACCAACTCCGACTCATCGTTCGCGCCCCGTCGGAGCGCGAGCTGGCTACCTGGACCGCGCGGTTGGTTGCCTTGACCGGCGAAACGGGCAGCGAGGGCAAGCTGGCCGGCTGCCTCCTTGCGGTCACTTCCGCCGAACAGCGGCTCCGCCACGTCGAGGCACTGCAATCCGAACTCGATCGCGAACGTAATCGACAGAACGAGCAGACGCTTCATTTGGCCGACCTGATTGCTACCGGCGAAATGCTCAAGGCCGAGCACGAAGAACTTCGCAAGATCTGCCAGCTCGCCGATCGCGCGCAGCGGGTTCACACCTGGATCGAGGAAATCCGGGAATCTGTCCGTACCATCGAAGAGGCACGGGAGCGCGCGCTGCAGCTGCACGCCAGCTTGCACCATCTCGAACGAAAATTCGCCTCCGTTCCACCCAATCTCCCGGATTTGGTCCAGGGCTATGTCGCCGCCCGGGATCTGGAACGCGAGCTGCGAAGTCAGCTCGATGTCATCGAAAATGACCGGCGGCTCGCACACAGCGCCGTCGAGACCGCCACACATGAGCTGGCGGCGCTCAAGGTACCCGATGTGCGCCAGCAAGAGGCTGAAGAGCGAAATCTGCGCACTGAAATTGAACAGATCGACGAACGCCTGATCGCCCTGCAGCGGGGCCGGATCGAGTTGATTCGGCAACAGGACGGCCTTGCCAACCAGATTGCGCACGACTTCGCCGACCTTGCGCCGCTCAATGAAGACCAACGACTGCATCTCTTGCAGTATGTCGATCTGAAACTGTCCTCCACCGCTCAGGCCGCACTGGCCGATGCTGTTGCGGCTGACGATGAGCGCCGCCGGGATACCCGCCGCCGCGAAATCAAAGCCGGGCTGGTCCGGGACTTCGCGGGGTACGATCGGCTGCCCCCGACGACTCCCGATCTGCTCGGCGAACTGTCCGACCGGCGCCGCATTCTGGCCACGCTGAACGCCGATGCCGAACAACTCGCCAAGCGCCGCGAACTGGCGACCGCGACGATCAAGCCGACGGTGCGCATCACCTGGGCCGTCGCCGTCGCCGCGATCGGATTCGCTATCGGAACCGCCGCCGCTGGTTGGGATATCGGGCTGTTTGCCGCCGTGATCGCCAGTGGCCTCACGCTCGTCGCGCGCAAATTCCTCCATCGCGACGCGGAATCAAAACTGGATTCCATCGTCGGCGCGCAGGCGATGTCCGAGGCCAGGCTCAAGGAAACCCGGGATCGCATCGCGCGCCTCGAAGAACTATTATCTCCGCTCGCGGGATTCGGGCACCTCGATGAGGCGCTCACGAAGTATCAGGGCTACCTCACCGCCGTAGCGGAACTTGCCGAGCTCGACCGGCCCGATGGCGAGATCGAACTGCGAAAGGTTCGCGCCTTCCAAAAACAGCTCGCCGAGCTCGAACAACGCCTCCCCGCCGCGGTCACGGCGATGGAACCCCGGCAGGTCCGCGGCTCCCTCGAACAGTTGCAGGAACTCCAACTGCGCTACGCCCAACTGCACGACGCACTCCGCGAGTATAGCGAAGGCGGCACGCACGGCGTCGAAATCGTGGAATTGGAAGCCCGACTTGCCGCGCTTAAGACGAGTCTGGCGGCGACACAGGCTTATATCGCCGAGCAGACGGCTGAATACGAGGCGTTGCGCGCCGCGCTTACGGCGCGGATCCGCGACCTCGAGCAATCGGCCATGCAGCAAAGCTCCGTCCGCCGCATCACTGATGAACTCGCGGTGGTCGAAAAACGTCTCGATCAATTGACCGCCGCCTCCGGTGAACTACTCGCCACCGGTGACCCCGAATCGCTCAACCTCGAATGGAACGCGCTGGCGTCGCAGCGAGACGAAATCAAGCGACTCGACGCCGAAATCAGTCGCCTCCCGGCGCTCGACGAATTGCGCGCCCGCGAAGCGCTGCTCGCGGAAGAATTTGACGACGTGAGAGCACGGCTCGCTCAACTCGAACCGCTGTACCTGTTGCAGGGATCGGTCGCCGACTACGCCGCGAAATATGCTCGCCAGCTGAAGACTGCCGCCGAATCCATTGACGTGAATGACGTCGCCATCGGCGCAACGCAGGACGAATTGCAGAAGCTCGGCGTCGAGCAGGTCGCGGCCGCCCTGGCCGCCGAGCCGTCCCTGGATTCCCTCCGCTTCGAGCTCGCCGAACGCCGATCGGAGCTGGATTCCGTACAGCGTGAAGTCCAGACCGCCCAAGGCCTGGCCGATACCGTGCGTACGGAGCTGGCCGAGCTCGATCGCCGATTCGTGTCAGAACTGCAACAGTTGATCTCCGCACGGATCGCGCAGCTCACCGATGGCGCGTTTGCGGGTGCGACCCTGACGAGCGGAGAACTCAACCTGGTGCTGCCCGACGGGTCCACGCGAAACGTGGCACGCCTGTCGGACGGAGTCGCCGATCTGGTATGGTGCGCGGTTCGGCTCGCCCTGCTCGAACGACTGCACGGCGTCGAGGATGCCCCGGTGATCTGGGACGAACCGTTTGCCCGCATCGATGAGCGGCGAATTACCCGTCTGCGGGAGGCCATCCAACGCATCGCCGCCGGTCGTCAAGTCGTGCTTCTCACTCGCGATTCTCGCTTGCAGTCCTGGGGCGCCACCACCATGCTCGACGATCGCGCCGAACAGCCGGTCCCGGTGACCGCTCAAGTGTAGTCCCCGCGACATCGATCTTTCCAACGCCCGGTTGCCACCGGGCGTTTGCATTTTCCGAAAACCGTATGCGATCTGCCGGACTCGGAGCCGACGACGGACAAGACCAGCGACACGCGCAAGGCCGCAATGGGCTTGTTGCCGAAATCGGAATCCGCCGAGCGGGGACTGTGTCCCCGCCGGAATTGGCGGCAATCAAACTCCGGTGTGCTTCAATCGGCATCAAATGCCTCAGATTCCGGCCGCGCGGGGACGCACGGCTCGGCGAGCGCCTTTCAGCAACAAGGCCGCAATGGGTTGCGAATTCCGCCGCGCGATCGCAACGAACGGGGCGGGAACAATGCCACGGTTTCGGTCCCGCATTTGCATTTCAAGCTAACGGAATTCCGCGGACTCGCCGGATCCCGTACGACTCCGCGCTGGGCGGCGAGCCGCCGCCCGCGATGCGACCGATAGCGATAGTGAATGGAATTGCATGACCTAAGAATTGCCGTTGCCTGCCCAACACTGAGAATTTGCAAATTACCGATGACTGGAGTGCGTGAACTATGATGAGATTCAGCCACATGCCCGCGAAGTCCGCCGCCCGCGATGTCGATAAATCACCACACGACCTGGAACTCGCCACCGTCGAGCTGGCGTTCCTCGGCTCGCTCCTCCCGGGCATCATCCATAACATGGCCACGCCGCTCTCCGGCGTGCTCGGCGCGACGCAGTTGCTCGAACATCGGGCCGAACAAATTCAGCACCTGATCGACAACGGCCGCGATGCCGCCACCGAGCGCCGCGATCTGGCCGCCCAGCTCGAACGCAACAGAACCAATGTCGAGATCCTCAGTCGTAATGCTCAACACCTCGCCAATATTCTGCACTCCCTCGTTCAGCGAATCAATAACACCAGCGGCGTTTCGCCGGACTTCTACCCGTTGAATGACCTCATCGAAAGTGAAGTGCGCTTCCTTGACAGCAATTTGCAATTCAAGCATCGCGTCAAGAAAGAACTCGACTTGCACCCCGACCTGCCGTCCGTCTCATTCGTGTACGGTCAGCTCGCGGCCCTGATTGACGAATTCGCGTGTTACGCGATCACGCGTCAGGATCCCAAGGCCGGAATGCTGACGATGAAGTTCAAGACCGGACTGAGCAACGAGCGGATAGAACTCTCGATCGAAGTCACATCGCTGCACCCGCTCGTGGAGGTGCCCGGTTCGGAACTGCTCGAGACTTACCTCGCCCGCTTCAATAGTCACGACTGGCAGGCCTCCGTCATCGATGAGCCGACGCGCCTTGAACTCCGGCTGGCGTGCCAGACCGCCGCGAGTTGATTCCGGCAAATAGTCTTCGTATCTTGTCGCCTGTCGCGGGTCCCGAGCGACCGGACCCGCGACGGATGCTCCAATTTCCCACCCGTGAACGAACACGTCATTGCCCACGCGAAATCCCTCGCTCCCGAATTGCACCTCGCCGCGCGCGCCGCGGAGATTGGCGGTCGCATTCTGCTCCAATACTGGCAGCAGCTTAGCGAATCCCAAATTCACGAAAAGGCCAAAGGCGATCTGGTCACCGCCGCCGATCTCGCCGTCGAACGCGCCGTGACCGAATTCCTGCACCGCGAAACGCCCGAAATCGCCATCGTAGCGGAAGAGGGCACGGAGGTTGGCGGCAGCGGTGCGGTCTGGTATGTCGATCCGCTCGATGGCACCACGAATTTCGTCCAGCGCTTCCCCGTCTTTGCCGTGAGCATCGGACTGGCCGCCAGCGGCGATCAATCGCACGCCGATCTGCTCTGCGGAATCGTGTTCAATCCCGTCAGCAGTGACTGCTTCTATGCCGCGAAAGGTCGCGGCAGCTACCGCAACGGCAAGCGGCTGCGCGCCACCGCCAAGCGCCGGCTGTCCGACGGCATGATCGCCACCGGATTTCCGCGCCGCTACCACGACGAGCTGCCGGTGTATCTGCGCGAGTTCGCCGCGCTGTTCCCGCACTGCCGCGCCATCCGCCGCGCCGGCTCCGCCGCGCTGGACCTCTGTTGGACCGCACAAGCCCTATTCGACGGCTTCTGGGAACACCATCTCGCGCCGTGGGATATTGCCGCCGGCGCGATGATCGTGGAAGAGGCGGGAGGCATTTGCTCCGATTTCGACGGAGGCCGTGCCTTCCTGCACAGCGGCGATATCATCGGAGCAGGACCCGATATTCACCCTGAATTCCTGCGACGAATCCAAGCCGCGCGCAAATCGCCGTGATCCCCGTTGGGCCGACCTGGAATCATCAAAACGCCACCGAATCGGTGGCGTTTTTCAAGAATCCGGCGAAGCTGCAAGCTACTTCATCGGCCACTCCGTCTCCGTGAAGTAGTCTGAGTCATGCGTGGCCCGCAGCCGCGTCCGCGCACCCGGTGCATGCGGCG contains the following coding sequences:
- a CDS encoding inositol monophosphatase; its protein translation is MNEHVIAHAKSLAPELHLAARAAEIGGRILLQYWQQLSESQIHEKAKGDLVTAADLAVERAVTEFLHRETPEIAIVAEEGTEVGGSGAVWYVDPLDGTTNFVQRFPVFAVSIGLAASGDQSHADLLCGIVFNPVSSDCFYAAKGRGSYRNGKRLRATAKRRLSDGMIATGFPRRYHDELPVYLREFAALFPHCRAIRRAGSAALDLCWTAQALFDGFWEHHLAPWDIAAGAMIVEEAGGICSDFDGGRAFLHSGDIIGAGPDIHPEFLRRIQAARKSP